tttcttttgacAAATATTATGTTGacagcaaaaaaataaacaaatcataAAAAATACTACAGCCAGAAGTTCCTCCTTTTTACATGATGCAGTACATGAAGGAGGTTACTAAGGAAATCAATCAGGTTATTAAACCTTAAACTGCAATAAACTAAGTATTACTATGTACTGTACTTACAATAAACATTCTCCAAACATTCTCCAGTCACTTCCAATTGTCACTTACCTACAGACAAACCCAGAAAAATTCAGTGCCATTAAATGctagaaagaaagatattagTGAATGTGTGTGCCTCTGTGGTTAGAGAGGCTGCTGCAGCCACTGCTGGCTCCCCTTCTCATGACAGCCtcttcacacaccaccacactggcTGCCTTGCTCTATCTTAGGAAGACCTATAACCAAAATCTCATTAATGCTCACAGAAGACATGGTTCTCACTAGTATATCTTCAACCCGAACAAAGTGATTGATTCATTCTAAGTAAATGTGTGTCTTTTTACTTAAAATGAAATACTTCCTTTGTTAGGGCAATGCAGACAGTAAGAACCATATCATATGTCAGCTGTTTAGAAACAATGAAGCAGACATGATAAAATATGCAAGGATTTATTCAATCaatttaaatgaataaaattatcAATAATATTTAAGTGAAGCTTTTCAATAACAATTTTTGTTCCCCTTACACAATGATGAACTTATTGCAAGTATTATTCTCATCCAGCAagattcctttcttccttatcttttatttctttcacacccctttccttttctaaacATAATGATCAAGAAACAAAATTACCTTCTCAGACTTTCATTTGTAGATCTCTCTTCCAAGAATCATcaaaaatttttctatttttacatattctcttcttccttcacatatTTCAGTGTTTATTCCACTTTGCAACAGGTTACCCTCCCATAGCCACACCATCCAGCCTAGACTGCCCTCTCATAACCACACCATCCTTCATGTCTTCTAAACTCTTTCCATTATTCAATTTTGCACAGGTATCCAAACCAgtcttttattttacatttcacTACTCCCATTACCATTTAATTACTACTTCCACTCTACATACACCAGTTTCAATATACTGTGAAATTACTCAACCATCAACTTTATTCACACCTTTGCTATCCATCAGGCAACTCAACATCACAGCCTAGAGATCAGTGATATCTCTGAACATCTAAGTAATCATCTACTTTATAGTATACATGTAATGATTATATTAACCTCATTTACCCATTCTAAATATTCTTTCAACTACACTCATCCACGACCCATTACTACCAATTTGTTTGTTGCCATATTGGTCCAactaaaagtgaataaataaataaacaaataataggtGTGACTTTAAAACTTTTGACATTATTTATGTTTAAAATGGATTTTTTACTTACCTGATACATAATCTGAAAGAAATCAACTATCTAATAGGTTACACTATTTAAGaggcagaaaaataataataaatatataaattaaccaattactaaagaaacaagtgGTACTGAATTTTGACCTGGAAAAGACAAACCAAGTATATACAGCAGGTGTGTGGCTGGGGAGTGTATTATCTGCATCTGTGCTGTAATAGGGGACAATGATGCTGTGCCTAACCTGAAATGCCAACAAATTAGTGAAGAAACTAGCTGTACAAAATACACTGTAAAATTGACTACAAAATTATTATCATACTTTAGCAAAAAAATAGCATTCACACAACACTTAAAAACTTAATTATTTCTACTGGTTCAGCTGTTCCACTATGTCTTTTTATGGTGAGTATTTCACAATCAAATAGCACGGCAGTGTATACCGTGGACAGTGGAGTCAACCTTCCGTGGTGGAAACActtattttgtccttttttagATGACTGATTTGTTCAAAGTAATTCCACCTGTATGggaataaagttttttttttttttttttttttgtcaatgaaatgtataaaaagTGAGAAGCCTGAACCATGATCCCCCAGCAGGCCGTGGCCAGCACACAAAGGTAGCACGGTGACAAGCTCTGAGCAGAGTGACATCTCATGCATAAAGCTACAGACACTAAAACTTCCTGGCACAACTTGATTTAACTAGCTGACCCCATTTCATTATATTCCGGTCTTAAATACAGAGAATGACCACAGCATCATGTGCTATTATGTCTCAAATATTCTCAAAGAACAAGATAGGCATAGGTGCCATTGTTTAGTAATGATTTGGTCTTTGATTGAGTCAAGTGTCTCATGATACTTTCTTGGGGTTCACACATTAATATTTTGTGATTATTGAACCCTCCACACAACTTCTTGTCAATATAATGGCCTATGCACATTGATTAGTATCAAATTAAGATTGAATTAATATTAGATCATGTTTTCATAACCACTCACAATGAATCATAAGCATTTCTATATTCTGGATGCCCATTTATTGAGAGGTATTTAATCTTCATATCATGTGGTTTAAGACAAGTTCCAACATGTTCATATTTAAGTTGTCCATGCCAAGAAGCAGAAGTCACCATTACTAAGAATGAATTATGAAGAGTTTGAGAGAGCAGACTACTAAACCACACAACTAAAACTCCATTTAAATGCTTTAGCATGCTTTAGTTAAGATGCTCCTAATAAGggaatattatcattaatttaaAATATTTCATGTGCATATTTTCTAAATAAACACCActgaaatcaaataaaaatgctAAGAATGCCAGATTAGGTAACTGTGTGGCATGAATGTAATATGCATTAAGCAGTTATCTCTCTTAAGTTTAGTATCAACATTTAGAGCAATTAAATCTTAGGATTATGAACTACGAAGCTGTAACATTATACCAAGTTTTCTCATGACAAACTATTCCACTTTGGTATCTGCATCAGTATTCAGCCTGTGGGGATAAAATCCAGTGAAATTATTTGCAttttcaaaactcaaggtaatcACTGACACTACTGAATTCATGTTTGGGGAGCTGATTTCAGCTTTATCCATCCATTCAAGTCACCTCTTATTTCCTCCCATTGTTCAGTCCTGTAAGGAATAAAATTTGGCCATCCGCAAATAAGTGACATTAACTTAATACCTATTAATTCATATACAGATGAATACAAGGACTAGTAGTGCATAAAGATGCCCACTTAGTGCATGGTGCCAAGAGATAGCAGAGTATTCTTACCTCTCATATACACCTAAATATTTTTGctgctctctccttcactttggACTGAGGACCtgacattttcctttcttaaagTTTCATAAAAGAAGCTTTCAATAACCAAACAAGTACATTTGGAAGACTCGCTAGCTACATTAACAAATACTTTACCTGCACCAATGACACCtttcatattattctttttttctttttttcttttagtccttgtttctgattgggagGTTGGGTGATGAATGGGGTCAGAAcacttgtttattttatgttttattgtaCTTGGTTAGCTGCAAGCCTACCTGCTAGCAGCATTCACTTACTACAAAGGACAAACATTATATCATGACCAGGACCTTCCTACTTTGTAGAATATTCTCAGTATTGAGAATTTTGTCATAAAAAGGGTTGAATTCAATTATCCTTTGTCAGAGCTTTcagtatgaaaaaataatacttcTATTTCATGAGACACTTTTCAGtgttgaaagaaatgaaaaccctAGAACTGCAGCCTAAGGTCTATGATACAGGTATTTTGTTAAACACTAATCCACTTAGTACACACAAACTTATTTTTCTAATATGCCCAGAAATGTGAACAAATTATTAATGTGGCATCCAGAGCTAGTACAGACATTCTTCTTTGGACATTTATGAGGCCATCTCATCATCAGTTGTCACTTTCATGTCAATATTTTCCACAGCTTTGTCCCCTTCGTTTCTCTTTTAGCACTATATTAATGCATATGTGATATATTTCTCCATGACCTACCATTCTTTGTTGTAATGGCCAACTTTGCTGTCATTATCAACAATGGTGTATCATTGTACTTATTTAGTTTTGGGGGGCATCCTCTTATTaactgtttttcttcccttctcatgtcACTTGACTCTTTTTTGCTATTCCACTGACTCCACTGTCTATGTGTGACTTTGTAGCAGCACAGCACCATCACAAGTCCCATTTCCAGACACCACTAGCAGATAGTACTTGCTCCCCACAAATGTCCAAAAACCTTGCCGTACGTACTTGGTTCCTGTACGCACTACTTGGCAGTGCTGGGTCTAGGTAAAGTGCCTCAGTACGTACCATTGTTGTAGCCTTGGGAGGTGTTGTATCCCCCTCCCCTGCTATCATAGTTGTCatagccacctcctcctccatagccTTGGTTATATCCAGAACCTGTAAGTACAATGTGTGACTCTGATAAACACAACAATGCTACACCTTTTCTTCCTACCATTAAattttaattcattttaaagCTAAAAATTCAGTTCCAGTGTCACTACCAACAATATCTAGTCTTTTCTATCCCACAAATAAACGTAAGCGATAATTATCTAGTttaggaaaaaagaatatgtaGTTAGACATGGTGTACACTTGACCTGCAAACCATCAACCATTTTTCACTGCCACAGGGAAAGAATCAAGGTATACAATACAGCAAAGACAAGGCACCAGAATGTGTAAAAATTCAACTTAGTCCTTGGTCCCCTATAGAAAACAGATCAATAAACAGAAAGAGGGAGCTGTACTCACTAGATTTGTAGTCATAGCCATTACTGCTGTAGCTTGGTCCATTGTTGTAGTTTTGACTGTTgtagccgccgccgccaccaccaccaccaccatagtttGAGTTGTAGCCTCCCCCATAGCCActgcaacaaaaagaaacatgtaaATATAAGATGATGTCTGCTACTTTCAACatattaacaaataaaaagatgcaTCAATTGCTAAATTGTTGAAAAACCCAAATAAATTACTTCCTAAATACAAATCAATGCAGAGATGAAGTACCTTGCTAAAAGAATGACCAAGTCTTCTTTTAATCACTTTCATAAACAATAATCAAACAATAACACTGATCAAAGCTAAAAATTAGCATGACAAGccaaaaaattaaagataataaaggaaggataTTGGCATCTGCAAGTACATAAATGTactatgtaaaaagaaaacatttctcAGTCTTATTCTTATCACAGATTTAACACTTTCTATCTATGACAGGAATAGAAATGAACACTTGTATGTCTCTAGGCACTCAAGGAAATAATGGTGGCAATGTTGTTTCAATAAAGGCATTGTGTATCATTGTACATTATCAATTCAGTGATATTGGCACTGCAACACCACAGCCTGTTCGACTACAGGGTATCAAAGAGGTGTAGAAGCAAGCAGCAAAGGTTAAGGTGGTGCATTTCcctaaagattaaaaaaaaagaaaagaaaaaattcatACATTTAAGGAAAGATCAGAATGTTTTTAGGACATAACAGgaaatttttcttttagtaCTATATGTTTTTCCAGTGACTTCACTTTAAAGTTTGCTTCATATTATCACATGCTTATTATTAACAAATAGTTGGAATGatatagaaaatataaatcaaCTATTTCTTTGTCAAGATCTTAGGCTGATATGTAGATAAGCTTATTGTTTTGACTTTACTGTCCATACTGTTTTCAAATTCTTCATGACTACAAAATATGATGAGAAGACTAAATTATTATAGGCTcaaatatttttattaatatggaTCAAAACCAAATCTTTGAGCCTTTAGGGGATTCAAAAGTGAGGCAAGTCAGGTCTATACTACCTACCTGTTATAGCCACTCTCCCCATCCATCCTTGGCCGCTTCATGGGAGGGCCGCCGTGGGCACCACGTGAGGCCCTACAAAGAGATGGTAGCTAAGAGGTGATCCTACAgacagttctttctctttcccataaTGGTGGTAAATGATGCCTTCACCTTTGCTACAAGTCTTACACTGAACCCAATACAAAGTGTCATTGCTCAACATCATGATCCGAGTGTACATCAAAAAATTTCTTGTGGTCACCACCATGCAATGATTTGTATGAAAATATTTTCAAGAATACCACCAATGTGGCCCTCATCCATGGACCTCAACACATCTCTGCACTAGTTCCACCCAACATTATAAATGTAAACAATGCTTAAGCtaaaattaaggaaacaaaatgaagcTACACAAAAATTGCTCTTTGATAACATTAAGGAGACCAACCAAGctaatttccatttttgttatttaagaACCAAactgcaacatttttttttttaaagttatcaAGTTCTTTTAGATGAGTCACAACCAGTTTCATTAAATCTAGCTCAGATTTTGCATATTTCGAGGagtttttctgattttcttgaAAACTCGTGACAAGATACTTTGTTACTTTTCTGAGAaattgcgattttttttttttttttttttttttttttttgtgatcatgaaaacaaaatccaaatttttttctcatccagATATTTCtttgaagctaaaaaaaaaaaaaactaaacactcAATCACAATTCTGTCACCATTTTCTATGtatcttaatttcctttctaaTGACACCACTCatcaaaatgaacaaaaaatggaggagaaatatgCCTTGATAGCACAATAAATTACTTTTGATGTGAGGTTTTGAAGTTTTATGGGACACTCAAGCGCTTTTCATCCATACGCTCCAACACAATAGTGGAATATCTAGGTGTCAAGTATTATTATGTATTTGTTCTGAGTTGTAGATGATTTTGAGCCATAATTGCAGTTGCAGTGACGGAAGACTTATTTTGTTGACATAGCTAGAACATTAAAACACACTTCATTTTTACAATAAGGACATGCCATACTGATCCATGTGGACCATTCATTGTTGCCAGGGACTTTTACAGTACATGCTTTGGAATGTATGTTGCCAACAGTGCCTCAAACTGCTGCACTGAAACTAAAACATTATCTCCAGTTAATTAAATTTCCTCATTGCTGTAAAAAATATGCAATATCTTCTTTTGCAAGTGGAAACAATGATGTTGAAAGCAGAGCCTGTAATAACACAGCAGCAGATACATAGAAGTAGCAGTGAAGGCAGCAGAGGTAGAAAACATAACTTGCATATGGAGTGGGAGGTATGGAAGGACAGACCAGCTGACATGCCATGAGGCTATAATGCTCACCCTCTTGTTCTCTGCTCTTGCTAACATCTGGCATACTTTTGCCAGTACCTCACTGCTTTGGGTAAAGTGAGATTTCCTCTTACCcattgtgaagaaagagagcaaaaagtAGAGTGTGAGTGAATGCTAAGTTGGTTCTAAAGTTGGTGAGAGCGAGAACATTGTTTattgcttccctctctctaagCACATACAACACAGAGACTCTTCCCCACCACACTGAGAACCTTCTTCCATACTCCACCATGAAGAAAACTGTTTCTTGataactttaattttctttatgaatATTTTCTCCAACCATTTCTTACCTATAATGACCTTGAATGAGCAACTCAGTGTGAGCGGGGTCCACTGAATAGGTATTTAAATGGTACAGTATTAAAATGTGGATGACGAATCATCACGTGCATTGTGAAGGCCTAAGGATGCCATGCGATGCTTTTACCAATATTTCTTAAAAGATTTTCAACTTGGTTGGTCCCCTTATGACAGGTGTGATTATGGTAACAGTGTATCCTTTATAaaattaaaaatacatatatttctGATATCAGATAAATTGGTACCTAGGAACTTAAACACTATTTAATCAGATAAATTTCCAATTCATAAACAGCATTTGGCCAAGAAACCACATCATCATTCCAAGCAACTGTGATTTTAAGAATTGCATTCCAATACATCAGTACTATATAATGATTAATTAATATAAAGATATCCTAGGTAACTATGCAATAATAACAGTATCAGTACAATACAATACCAtgttaaaaagacaaaaatcacTGCCCATATGCAATTCCTTATTATAAATAttcaagaaagaatgaaaaatagagtTGATGAGATTCACAGCTATGCCTCCCATGGATTCCCTATTATGTCCATTACATCATCCATTCTGAACAAATGCAGCCTGGCCATACGCTGGGATCTCTAATGTAAACAGAAATCAGGAAAGCAAGTTACCTATCTCCCAAAAGTTACATACCTTCAAAACtctagagaaaaaatattaccatTGAAATTTAAAGAATGAAAATCATAATAAATGAGTTGCCAATAATTCAATAGTAATGCGAGTCATTCTATAAGACCAGTGACagcttgacaaaaaaaaaaaggatctcCTAGTAAAAAGGGTCAAGGTAATGGTAATATAGATCAAACAGGCTTTTCATGTGTCATATAAGCTAGAAGCAAAGAGCATTTATAAATACCTGTCTCTATTAGGCTATACACACATGACAGTTCTTTCAGGTGCTGATCCCTCTAACTTTCAGCATCTTGTACTTACCTTCAAGTCTGTCTCTAATACTGACAACAGCAAAGCAAACTCACCCCCTCTTCTGGAAGCCACCATCATATCCACCATTGCCGCCGCCACCGCGTCCTCTGGGGGCTCCACGGAAGCCTCCTCTGTAGCCACCGCCGTCTCCATAGCCACCACCCCCATAGCCACCACGTGGACCACCAGCACCACGGCCTCGGAAGCCACCTCGGGGTTGTCCGTAGGAATTCCCTCGCGGTGCTCCTCTGAAGTTTCCTCTAAATCCTCCACGATAACCTCCATCAGGCCCACCCCTGCAGCACATCAGTGAGAGATGCTTAGAAAACATGAGTACTGCCAAGATATGCATACAAACACAAATCTAGACCAAGTTTCCTGTCTTCTATCATCTCATATCTATCTTCCTATATATCAGTTTAGAagtccccccaacacacacacattcactttttTAAGCTATGTATGCACTGGTAGCAAGAAAGTGGATGAGTGAAAAATTTTCTACATGACAACCAGCACAGGTGGCCACACTGACAGCAGCTAGAGGATGGCTTCTAGCAGGTTGTAAGGCACAAAGGCAAGAAGGGTCAAAGGTTAACTTTTCATGAGTTTACTAGGTGGAAATATGTGACATAGTAGAGAAGTTTGTATATTATCTGCTGTATCTCACCTCTAACTAGATAGGATATTTTAGTTGGCAGTATTAGATTCAGTAGTAATTGTAGAACTCGGATATACAGTACGTACTTATAAAACTTCCAGTTTCATGGCAAACATGTATAGAGCTTTAGTGATGACCTTGTCTATCATGACCTTGAACTCACTGTCCAGTAAATCAGCTGATGTGAGTGGGGGAGGTCTGGGAAGAAGTTCTATAGAGGGAAGCTGGGAAGAAGTTCTATAGTCTATCAGAATTTAAATTTTGCAGTTAATATTCCAAATGGATACACGACACATCTTGATGTAGCCAAATAGTAATCAAACACTATTCAGAAAGTTTAACCATTGGTTTGGATATAGCAGCATTAAAAATAGGAGGGGAGGCTTCATCATctagaaaaacaaacagcaaaTTTTGTGATGAATTTAGTAGTTTACTGAAGAAGGATAGTGTTTGTCATGTCAAGTGTTAACAAATGTGAGTCACTATGTAGGTGGAACCCCACTGCCATGGCAACTCGCGTCTGAAATCGCTTCTAATGCAACCAGTAAAATTTATCTGATGTTGGTTCCTGCCCACTTTCTCGCTCCCAGTGTAGCTGTAGCCTGTTGGTTGATCCTCGGTGGAAAGGCACAGAGACCACACTATACTTGTATAATTAACACAACTAATATAAATGCAGCATTTCTGaaaaatttattatattttctacaCCTGAACTATGGAAATACTTTTAAAAACCATATTGTTCGAGTAATCAAGGAGACAAACAAAATCATAATCATTATCTACAGTCTTAGTTCACGTGCAGAGGACATGGGTGGGTCATCCTGTTTCAGCAATATGACAGTTGCTATTTCAAATAAGCTTAGGATCCAAACTTTTGTTGTAATAGCAAAGCACTCACATCCAGTGACCTGCCATAACATCTGCGTTAAACATCTTCACAACCTCACCTGCCCAAGCCTACCCCACAATCAAGTGCAAATGCTAAGTATGTGCACATCTCACTCACCTTCCACCCCTGAAGCCACCCCGACCTCGGAATCCACCTCTCATTGGTCCACTGTGCagtaacacaaaacaaaaatgttaaatatcTTTTCATATTCGTATGCTATTACTTCCTAGTATATATATGAAGGAGATTAGTTAACAAATATAATTCCGACACACAATACCTGAAATAATGCACATTTTGATCTAGATAACTTTCCTTCTCATGAATATTCAATATAATATGATTCACAGCATAAACTTAAGATAATCTgctcatttctctttttgttttcctttaaacaTAGGTTATTTTGAGAAATTTTTCTTAGCTGTAAGATTCTCTACTTTAACCATATCTTGATTTACTTTATAAAACTGTAGAGACTTATTTCTAGTATCCACCTCAACTTTCTGCAAAATATCTTCTTGGGAAAAATGCTACAGCATTAGAAAGACCAATGTCCAACATTGTTCATCAGGGAAGCATTCTACTCAGGTCCTCTAGTTATGAGCAAAGTACTAAATATTGCACCAATGGGCTACAGATTTAtctattacttatttattttcttgaaatTGTTTCTCTTGAAAACACTTTCTCAAATTTAACAAAACTTGGAACTACACAAGAAATGTAAAATTTCTGGCCATTGTCACACAAAAACTTACGGAACTACTTGCTAAGGTTAAGTAAATACAAAACACCAACCAGCAAATAAGTATCTTGAAGTTATAGAATTAATTATATCTACAGATAAAATTTCAACCAATCTAAAGTAATCacagaataagaataacaaacagGCAAAGGAATGAACCCAACCTACTCCTAGTTTCAGAAAGCTTCATTACTACTTGAACTCCTAATTATTCTACAAGCACTTAGTTAGCCTGAGCAAACCACAATATTTTTCAATACTCACCCTGAATTTGGAGAGTATCCTGGTCCTCCTCTACCTCGAAACCCTCTACCCCGGCCTCTGAATCCCCCACGCCCTCTGTAGCCATTGTCAGAACCTTGATATTCATCCTCGTCATCATCTCTGCCATTTCTCATATCCATTTTTGctctgaaaagaaaggaattatcCTCACCTTACAAATACCTATATGAATTCTGGAACTCAGTGCAATTATTCTActtgtttttaactgtttttaacAAAAGTAATGATGCAGTACATTGTATGATTATAAAGTAATATGATGTACACTTCTTTTCTAGAGTAAAAgcatatatgtatgcatgtatgtactgagtgagtgaataatggTGGAGATGGGTGGCACCATTCCACATAACACCCACCATAGAACTATCTATGAGCAATTCACTGCCTCTGATAGAAATTCATGTACAACAGACTATATATGATCATACTTTATTATGCACTTTAGTATGTATTATACTTGTCAGTACGATGATTATACTTGCCTTTATATGCAactaaaaagcaaaaataacaaataaattcaTAAACTTGTGTATGATCAAACCACAAATATTTTTATCTGTCAACATTTTCAAACACCAAGTTAACTGTAAAGATGAACAGCTAAACAATGCGCATATTGAGAATACTTACTATACCAAACATGTGTGGGGGCCTTATTTAGGGGTCACACATGGTTATGCTATAGTGACGTGATGCATCTATATACATGTAGCAGCCGCACTAATCAGCTGACTAATGGCAAT
The window above is part of the Portunus trituberculatus isolate SZX2019 chromosome 31, ASM1759143v1, whole genome shotgun sequence genome. Proteins encoded here:
- the LOC123511403 gene encoding glycine-rich cell wall structural protein 2-like isoform X3; the encoded protein is MDMRNGRDDDEDEYQGSDNGYRGRGGFRGRGRGFRGRGGPGYSPNSGGGPDGGYRGGFRGNFRGAPRGNSYGQPRGGFRGRGAGGPRGGYGGGGYGDGGGYRGGFRGAPRGRGGGGNGGYDGGFQKRGASRGAHGGPPMKRPRMDGESGYNSGYGGGYNSNYGGGGGGGGGYNSQNYNNGPSYSSNGYDYKSSSGYNQGYGGGGGYDNYDSRGGGYNTSQGYNNGTY
- the LOC123511403 gene encoding TATA-binding protein-associated factor 2N-like isoform X4, which encodes MDMRNGRDDDEDEYQGSDNGYRGRGGFRGRGRGFRGRGGPGYSPNSGGPMRGGFRGRGGFRGGRGGPDGGYRGGFRGNFRGAPRGNSYGQPRGGFRGRGAGGPRGGYGGGGYGDGGGYRGGFRGAPRGRGGGGNGGYDGGFQKRGGYGGGYNSNYGGGGGGGGGYNSQNYNNGPSYSSNGYDYKSSSGYNQGYGGGGGYDNYDSRGGGYNTSQGYNNGTY
- the LOC123511403 gene encoding glycine-rich cell wall structural protein 2-like isoform X1, coding for MDMRNGRDDDEDEYQGSDNGYRGRGGFRGRGRGFRGRGGPGYSPNSGGPMRGGFRGRGGFRGGRGGPDGGYRGGFRGNFRGAPRGNSYGQPRGGFRGRGAGGPRGGYGGGGYGDGGGYRGGFRGAPRGRGGGGNGGYDGGFQKRGASRGAHGGPPMKRPRMDGESGYNSGYGGGYNSNYGGGGGGGGGYNSQNYNNGPSYSSNGYDYKSSSGYNQGYGGGGGYDNYDSRGGGYNTSQGYNNGTY
- the LOC123511403 gene encoding uncharacterized protein LOC123511403 isoform X2 is translated as MAEMMTRMNIKVLTMATEGVGDSEAGVEGFEVEEDQDTLQIQGVGLMEVIVEDLEETSEEHREGIPTDNPEVASEAVVLVVHVVAMGVVAMETAVATEEASVEPPEDAVAAAMVDMMVASRRGVAMGEATTQTMVVVVVAAAATTVKTTTMDQATAVMAMTTNLVLDITKAMEEEVAMTTMIAGEGDTTPPKATTMVRTEALYLDPALPSSAYRNQVRTARFLDICGEQVLSASGVWKWDL